A segment of the Arachis hypogaea cultivar Tifrunner chromosome 5, arahy.Tifrunner.gnm2.J5K5, whole genome shotgun sequence genome:
CACGTTCTTAATTGTTTGACAAAGAATTCATTGGTAAGTAATGCTAATATTGTATACAATCTCTCATGCACAACTGTGTATTAAGTTGATGTGACCACGTCCCTATGTTTATATATCTTTCAAATTTGACCACTACAGCTAGAGCTAAGCTAACCATAAAATTTAGTGCTAAAAAAATATGTGCATCCAATGATAATAGATCAGAATATGGAATTGAATTGtgtttatttaataatttggTAGAAGTTAAGGCGAACTGACCTCTAAGCAATTTGGTATACATTCTTTTttaatgttttctatttttaagatttataggaaaaaaaaaagaatacaagATCTTattgttttttgggtttttttaatttttattttatttttacagaaatgtgaaaagtagaaaataaaaactcaaaaagatACACTAAGAAATTAGTTACAGCATATGTTGGTGGACACTTTCATATATACTCAAGCCATGTGAAATAATCTAACTTGCTTGCATGATTTAAGGGAAGGGAAGTAGTGGACTTCTTTTGGTCCAGCCTTGCACTTTGAATAgtgaacaaaaatttaaatatatatcaatCACAGACAACTTGTCCTAGCAAAACCAATGACTTGGTAGTTGTTGTTCAATTAggaataaaatgaaattaaaaaaggaaCATATGAAGTCAATGTCAAATTTGTTAACCTGAGCCTTTTCCAAGTGAGATATATATGCTAGAAGTCTAGAACTACATGCATATAGCTGCATACATAAACCTTTTATAGTTTTAATATCTCCATATATAAACACACATATTCTCTTAGTCTTTGTTGTTTAGCTAAAATGTATAATGGTGAAGGAAAGACAGCACAATCACCATTCAGCTCTGCATCCACTGGAGCATGGACAACAGGGTTATGTGGTTGCTTTGAAGACCCTGGAAATTGTAAGCTAGTAGCTCTTTAATTTTACCAACTCACAATATTGTTACTTGGCACAGTTTTaagttaaatttattatattgtattattGCATTTATCATCATTTGAAGCCACTTAATTTTAGTCATGATTCATTTGCTTTTGTGAAATGGAGctaacatatattaattatagagCATATTAATTGGAAAAGAATGTTATTTACACTTAATGCATATGTAGTTATGTACATACACTAATGAAGTTGGAGACAATTTTTAGCATAATTATACTaagtgtatatcaaaattaactatcagtgtaaattatatattaaaatataaaatatataataaaaatgtattaaaatatatatgtatttagacATAAATATAACtgattttagtgattaatttttaatatgccaataatatttatattttcgaTATACTCTCATTAAAAAAATGAAAGGCTAAATAATCTTCTTGACATTATTTTCAATATCTTGTTGGAAAAGTATTATTATTTAACatcatttttaaataatttaatttacttggGGCTAGCTATATTTTGCTGGATTTTACTAACtatatatttaatgtttttcccaCTCTGTTATGAATATTATGAAGGCTGTATGACCTGCTGCTGTCCATGTGTCACCTTTGGTCAGAATGCTGAAGTTGTAGACAAAGGAAGATCATGTGAGTAAACATATTAACAAAAGTAATGTTTTTAATGGTTAATTAGCATGCAGTTTTGAATTTAATTACATCATCTTCAATTAGCACATGTTAGTATGTGACTATACTTGAATTGCTGTGCTACTCTCTTGCAAGCTTTTCATATCAAAGTCAATactttttttactattatattagatAAGATAAGATGTAATAAGATTCATTTTATAGTGATTTTATATTTTGTGTATGTTTAGATGTCATTAAATTGtaactttttttaattcttaagtATGTTTGGAAATCTTTTGAAATAAATGTaagaaactagaaaaaaaaatttctttttttaaatgtgTTTTAATGTAataaacaaatgaaaaataaaagtcaTTTTACTATGACAATACTACTGTAACTATCACTAGGTAGTTATGGTGTTTTAAAAAGTgtcgttaaaattaaaataatattttttattgttaaacaacgcttttaaaaaagtattactaaaatataaaaaaatatgacttTAATTTTAACGATACTTACATATTTATTGTAGTCACCGTAATATAGTTATACtagaatttattaaaataaaaatattatgtatacacaaaaaataattactaaatcagtcactatatatttgtatataaatatatgggttgtttaattaatttttaatatatatcacTTAATTTGtcggataaaaaatatttttatattattatacttaaacttaaatatatttagtaaaattcgttttttttttttttgcttttggatTAAATTAACCAATTTATTTACAGCTTGTGCATTTGCTGGAATGATCTTCTATCTGCTTTCATACGTGGGATGTGGATGCATATATTCTTACACATACAGAAGCAAGCTAAGAGGACTCTACTCTTTGCCAGAAGAACCATGCATGGACTTTTTTGTTCACTGCTTTTGTGGTTCTTGTGCTATTTGCCAAGAGTATAGAGAACTCAAAAACCGTGGACTTGACCCTTCATTAGGTATATATCAATCAATAtaacttttcttatttttatctttttactttttattagaaTGAGATATAATTATTGATATATCaccttaaatttttgaaaaaagaagtaTCATGATATcataacttttataatttaaaagtttagaGTTCAAttcttaataattaaaaaaattagcataagataaataaaaaatagatatataattttttttttacaaatcccAAAAATAAGCTCTTGCATTAAAGACGTGTTAaaataagatttaattatttacGTCTATCTTTATTtgcttaaatttttaaaaaataataatgctaGGGATCAAGATggtttcagccaaaaattaatcAATACTAGGTATtataatgtttctttttttttttgtaaattggaTAGTTCTGAATCTGTTTTttgatttatcatgttttagacatttaaagagagaagaaagataaAGAGACAGAAGCTAATTAAATCAGTTTTTTTTATTCACGTTGTAATGATACTGAACATATTTTCtcctaatttaaatataataaaatatttaataatcaatattttaaatcataaataaataaaactaattattatatttataattaattaagttattttatttttaactcatttagagttaatttcatatactttttctttaaaaaaatagtatcatGACGCTATTTAAACATTGTAGAATTGTCTAATAGATTTGGATTGCACTAACTAAATGTGTGGATTGAAAGCTTTAATTAGTTCAATATGAAGTTGTTGTCAAATAACTTTGAAGCGTTGAGAGAACATTTCTCATTATCATTTAATCATTATATTATATAGTTtggtatattataatttataacgaTACACATGAATATTGatctaatatttttgtatatactaTATAGGTTGGACAGCCAATGAGGAAAGAATGAACAGAGGCAACCAAGTGGCTCCACATGTTCATCCTGCCATGACTCGTTAAATGGAATTGTTTGTGGTCTTGGATTCCCTCTATTTTAGAACATCTTAATTACTTGTGTTTAATTGTTTTGTTTACTACGttggatttatttatttaatttcgtTGATTTGTATTATTGTTTGCTCTTTAGAAAAATCAATAACAAGGCAGGATTATCCGTTCTTATTATATAATGTTTATCTGTAATTTTAATCGATGAATATGAACAGAATAAATgtaatttttcctttctttttatctAAATATAAGATATTAATAGTTTTTATTAGTAGGAGACcatgtttattttttgaattaatttttaaactaaaacatTCCTacttaatttcttaaaaaaacaacaacaaagtgtAAAAGAATTTATACAGATAAAATGAAATATAACACATTAACACATAAtagattaatatttaaaataattcttgaaatttaaccaaaaatttaatttagcttctcaattttttcttaacttaaattatattctaaaattttaaggtataatttaaattgatttttttttttttttttgcatggaGATATCCATCAAACTAAAAGTCCAATAAAGTACTGCAAGACACAAAATAAGCAATCTTTCCAAATAAacaaatttcattttcattttttagtgAGTATTGAACTAAAAAAAACGATTAAAAATTCATCTATTTATGCCAACTTGCGTTGGTCTCAAGTTGGCCCTTTTGTTCAACTCCTTCACCAAAGATGGATCCATCTCCACTGAACGGCCCACATTCTATTTGTTGAACCCCCCTTGAAATTTTGGTTGCCAAAATAACAACTCTAATATGACATATGGGGAAAGAGCATTTCGTGTTCACCTGATGCCATACGAATTAGGTACACGTATCATAAGTTCATAATATACAGGGAGATAGAAaaaggtaaaaagaaaaataaagaatgagTAATTAAAACTGGCACCTGAATGATTATCATTCATGAAATAACTATGATACTATAACTTTTCGTGTCACTTAAATTGGGGTAGTTGAAAACATACATTCCTCCATTGCTAACTCTTCCTAGCATGGATTCACGATGTTTCTGTGCCATGTTCATCCTTCTCAAACTTAAACATGAAAATAGTATGTTTATCACCATTTTTATCTTTGTTGAAGAGTCTATTGTACACGATTCATGAGATCTGAACGGGAATGCCATCGATTTCAGCTCTTTTATTGTCCCTAAACTTTCACTACTTCAAGTACTTTATCTGCAGCATTCGGTAGCCATCAACGGAAAAAGCGAGCTTGGAGGAGGCAAAGTTGTTAGGGACGGATGTACGTGTTTCATTGTGGAGGCTTTTTATTGTAGGGACAAGCCCCACTGCatcttgaaatttttttgaatagtatacggtaataatatttatttatttttattaaattattaaatttgatctcataataatattttattcaatttttagtattttataattaatttaaaaatgtcatattaaatatcattagaattattaatttacaatttaaataaatttttttttttaaaaatcgacttgaaagagtattatttatgttttatattaattttaatttttttctgtaaCAACTACATAATATGAATGTATAGCATTATTCTATATAATTTCGATTGTATTGTTAAAAAGAcgttacttaattttttttaaaatatgaaacttaaataataaaattttaaattatatgttattatttaaattactattttagtattttaatttgtaaattagatattttaaaaactaatcatgttatatgtacataaaaaataactacatgtgtatatattgaaataaaaaatacacattaaaaataaattaaacaatatatatttatatacaaatatataataattaataaataacttaataattgatttttatatatacatgatatttttattataaaaattattatatattacctTACTGTCAAACTTTCATAGATCCGTCAATAATATTACTGGAGGAGTCGACTTGAATAAGGTGGGTGATGATACGAACATATAATATACCAATTAGGAAATAATTATTAGTTATTAGGGATTCATAAGTATTAGTAAATATTAGTGAGGagaaaaatagtatatatagggATATAGACTATACTATTGTGGTAGGTAGAGAAATTTGATTAGCTCTCGTTTAGAGTTTCACTTTTGATTTAAAGGAAGAAATTATtgtatttcttcttcatctcagTACTCATGCtcatatatttttcattttcatttctttaatTCACAGCTAAAGCACAGAGATTGTTAGAAGAATCAAGTGCTTTATCGGATCGATCTTCGATATTGTAGCAccttaccacacagagtcttacaCTTAAGTAATAAAATAGAGGTAGAGAagtattacgacttctaaaagaAAAGacttatataaatatagttgaaagaattTATATCTAGGAGCCCGCAAAAGCGAAAACAGAAAATTCTTTATAATCGTAAAACGGATAAATAAGATCAAAAGAAGGCTAAAAACATAATATACAGATAAGAGTTTCAAAACACAAATATCAAGCTCCATATTTGACCTACTAAGCTAAAGTCAGCTAGAGTATGTAATTACACAcgcctctaagagggacaaaatacaaaatatacatgcgGAGATTCTATATACATATCTACatagcctaaaacaaaatataatagcACAAAAGACAGTTTTTCGCTTGTAAGGACGGTCTCCAGATGCCcaacgaggtgcctctcgacatgcatctgaaaaacaacagaaatatgtatggaatgagaacggGGGATTcttagcatggtaaaggtgcccgtatagttaatataaaagttCCCGGAAAaaccagaggcattcctagaactttgACACTCAgattaatcttaaaatttattctaaaccAATAATATCGCTATTCCAACTAAAGATCCCAGCCCTATTCTAACTC
Coding sequences within it:
- the LOC112802182 gene encoding cell number regulator 2-like, with protein sequence MYNGEGKTAQSPFSSASTGAWTTGLCGCFEDPGNCCMTCCCPCVTFGQNAEVVDKGRSSCAFAGMIFYLLSYVGCGCIYSYTYRSKLRGLYSLPEEPCMDFFVHCFCGSCAICQEYRELKNRGLDPSLGWTANEERMNRGNQVAPHVHPAMTR